In bacterium, the following proteins share a genomic window:
- a CDS encoding alpha/beta fold hydrolase — translation MLATDVAATYEGAADLIGASLGAAVALEVALTCPERVRSLTLVTPFALATPRLLAVADGWRQVAAEAPPETLAATLLPWFFSSAYLADERIRSRMLRGLAQTLARVPAATLDRMAAGLSEWSGTRADDLGSVEIPTLVIAAGEDLLAPDGESIAQSIPGATIHVVEGAGHAVALEAPGAVNEAITQHLRQRP, via the coding sequence ATGCTGGCGACCGATGTGGCTGCGACCTATGAGGGGGCGGCAGATCTGATCGGTGCGAGCCTGGGAGCGGCCGTTGCTCTCGAAGTCGCGCTCACGTGCCCGGAGCGGGTCCGATCGTTGACGCTCGTCACGCCCTTCGCCCTGGCGACGCCGCGGCTTCTCGCCGTTGCGGACGGCTGGCGCCAAGTGGCCGCAGAAGCCCCGCCCGAAACCCTTGCGGCCACGTTGTTGCCCTGGTTCTTCTCCAGCGCCTATCTGGCCGACGAGCGCATCCGCAGCCGCATGCTTCGAGGACTCGCACAGACGCTGGCCCGGGTTCCTGCGGCGACACTCGACCGCATGGCCGCCGGTTTATCGGAGTGGTCGGGAACCCGCGCGGACGATCTCGGCAGCGTCGAGATTCCCACGCTCGTCATCGCGGCGGGAGAGGACCTGTTGGCTCCCGACGGAGAATCGATCGCCCAATCGATACCGGGCGCGACGATCCACGTGGTCGAGGGCGCGGGGCACGCCGTCGCCCTGGAAGCGCCCGGCGCAGTGAACGAAGCCATCACCCAACATCTGCGACAGCGACCGTGA
- a CDS encoding alpha/beta fold hydrolase, which produces MATAITMPTLGMTMEEGTVVAWPSSVGSAIEKGELVLVIESEKNEVEIEAPTTGFLRHVYVQEGETVPCGTLLGAITEAVDEDFDAEAFHGVENRPENRGAGILEVRATTAAAATPTAPPSRTKKPVAPAARAAAKKLGIDPSAVPGTGPNGRVTKQDVEAHAAAREALVPVAAGVSLEVPTIGRGDPVVLIPGLGTDVSAFTRLIPALAERFRVLGVNPRGVGLSDAPEAVAYPSRCWRPMWLRPMRGRQI; this is translated from the coding sequence GTGGCGACCGCGATCACGATGCCCACCCTCGGCATGACCATGGAAGAGGGGACGGTCGTTGCGTGGCCGAGTTCCGTCGGCTCGGCCATCGAAAAGGGCGAACTCGTCCTGGTGATCGAGTCCGAGAAGAACGAGGTCGAGATCGAGGCGCCAACCACGGGGTTCCTGCGCCACGTCTACGTGCAAGAAGGCGAGACGGTTCCGTGCGGCACACTTCTCGGAGCCATTACCGAGGCCGTCGACGAGGACTTCGATGCCGAAGCCTTCCACGGCGTCGAGAACCGCCCCGAGAACCGGGGCGCGGGAATCCTCGAGGTGAGGGCAACCACAGCGGCGGCGGCGACGCCTACTGCTCCGCCATCCCGCACAAAGAAGCCGGTCGCGCCGGCCGCGCGCGCTGCTGCAAAGAAGCTCGGGATCGATCCCTCGGCCGTCCCCGGTACAGGGCCGAACGGACGAGTTACGAAGCAAGATGTCGAAGCCCATGCGGCGGCAAGGGAAGCGCTCGTCCCGGTCGCCGCCGGTGTCTCTCTCGAGGTGCCAACGATCGGAAGGGGGGATCCGGTCGTGCTCATTCCGGGGCTGGGAACCGACGTCTCTGCGTTCACGCGCTTGATCCCCGCATTGGCGGAACGGTTCCGAGTGCTCGGTGTGAACCCTCGGGGTGTCGGTCTTTCCGACGCGCCGGAGGCGGTGGCCTACCCATCGCGATGCTGGCGACCGATGTGGCTGCGACCTATGAGGGGGCGGCAGATCTGA
- a CDS encoding alpha-ketoacid dehydrogenase subunit beta, whose translation MARELGTGAAINEAIAIAMRGDPNVILMGEDVAGGGNRSTEGAEEMGGVLGITRGLVGEFGMNRVRDTPIAEMGLLGTAVGAAATGLRPIAELMFMDFIGTCLDPLLNQASKLRYMFGGKVKVPLTIRTVCGAGMQAAAQHSQSLYWMTTGIPGLKTVIPSSPAEAKGLLLASIRDDDPVIFCEAKGILNQIGEVPEGDYEIPIGQANVIREGSDVSLVAFGATVQLAVQAATALEEAGTSAEIVDLRSLSPLDEETILTSLEKTGRMVVIDESTPRCSIARDIAALCVDKGFDFLNAPVKCVTAPHTPVPFSTVLEQAFMPSAQDVLDAVGEMG comes from the coding sequence ATGGCACGTGAACTCGGCACCGGCGCAGCCATCAACGAAGCCATCGCCATCGCCATGCGAGGTGATCCGAACGTCATCCTGATGGGCGAGGACGTAGCTGGGGGTGGAAATCGATCGACGGAGGGAGCCGAGGAAATGGGGGGCGTCCTTGGCATCACACGAGGCCTGGTCGGGGAGTTCGGGATGAATCGGGTGCGCGACACACCGATCGCCGAAATGGGCCTGCTCGGAACTGCCGTGGGGGCCGCCGCAACGGGCCTGCGGCCCATCGCCGAGCTGATGTTCATGGATTTCATCGGCACCTGTCTCGACCCCCTCCTCAATCAGGCCTCGAAACTCCGCTACATGTTCGGCGGAAAGGTGAAGGTGCCGCTCACCATTCGCACCGTGTGTGGTGCGGGGATGCAGGCTGCCGCCCAGCATTCCCAATCCCTGTACTGGATGACGACGGGGATCCCCGGCCTCAAGACGGTGATCCCGTCTTCACCTGCCGAGGCCAAGGGCCTGCTGCTCGCCTCGATCCGGGACGATGATCCCGTGATCTTCTGCGAGGCCAAGGGGATCCTGAACCAGATCGGTGAGGTGCCCGAGGGCGACTACGAAATCCCGATCGGCCAGGCCAATGTGATTCGCGAGGGCAGCGACGTTTCGCTCGTCGCCTTCGGTGCGACGGTTCAGCTTGCAGTCCAGGCAGCGACGGCCCTCGAAGAGGCAGGGACGAGCGCCGAGATCGTCGACCTTCGCTCGCTCTCACCCCTGGACGAAGAGACGATCCTCACATCGCTGGAGAAGACGGGGCGTATGGTCGTCATCGACGAGTCCACGCCCCGTTGCTCGATCGCACGGGACATCGCGGCCCTATGCGTCGACAAGGGTTTCGACTTCCTGAATGCGCCCGTGAAATGTGTCACTGCGCCGCACACACCAGTCCCGTTCAGCACCGTGCTAGAGCAGGCGTTCATGCCCTCTGCCCAGGACGTGCTCGACGCCGTCGGCGAGATGGGCTGA